From Myxococcus stipitatus, one genomic window encodes:
- a CDS encoding SIR2 family NAD-dependent protein deacylase encodes MTAPTMNLDALVDLARGPLARSVLVVTGAGVSLASGIPTFRGTDPGAVWANEVMEKGTYDFFKRRPHESWEIYLRRHEVARAAKPNPAHFALAWWERWQEQQGRAFTLVTQNVDTLHEQAGSRALVKVHGSLDRARCTTGGCENGPPRGSVPMDSVDFGAFLAKPSPENVPRCPRCRKRMRPHILWFDEFYTEHADYGIGRVIEAAKRSQLVVFIGTSFSVGVTARVSSIALLRGAKVLSIDPGGAAPEAGIEVIPERAEELLPRWMNALTESPSP; translated from the coding sequence ATGACCGCGCCAACCATGAACCTCGACGCCCTCGTCGACCTGGCGCGCGGGCCGCTCGCGCGGTCCGTGCTCGTCGTCACGGGGGCCGGGGTCAGCCTGGCGAGCGGCATCCCCACGTTCCGCGGGACGGACCCGGGCGCCGTCTGGGCGAACGAGGTCATGGAGAAGGGGACGTACGACTTCTTCAAGCGTCGTCCCCACGAGTCCTGGGAAATCTACCTGCGGCGACACGAGGTGGCCCGGGCGGCGAAGCCCAACCCGGCCCACTTCGCGCTCGCGTGGTGGGAGCGCTGGCAGGAGCAGCAGGGGCGCGCCTTCACCCTCGTGACGCAGAACGTGGACACGTTGCACGAGCAGGCGGGGAGCCGCGCGCTCGTGAAGGTCCACGGGAGCCTGGACCGCGCCCGGTGCACCACCGGGGGCTGCGAGAACGGGCCGCCGCGAGGCTCGGTGCCCATGGACTCGGTGGACTTCGGCGCCTTCCTCGCGAAGCCCTCGCCGGAGAACGTGCCGCGCTGTCCCCGCTGCCGCAAGCGGATGAGGCCCCACATCCTCTGGTTCGACGAGTTCTATACCGAGCATGCGGACTACGGCATCGGGCGCGTCATCGAGGCGGCGAAGCGCAGCCAGCTGGTCGTGTTCATCGGAACCTCGTTCTCCGTGGGCGTCACGGCCCGGGTGAGCAGCATCGCGCTGCTGCGCGGCGCGAAGGTCCTGAGCATCGACCCCGGAGGCGCCGCGCCCGAAGCTGGCATCGAGGTCATCCCCGAACGCGCCGAGGAGCTGCTTCCCCGGTGGATGAACGCCCTGACTGAATCACCCAGCCCATGA
- a CDS encoding enoyl-CoA hydratase-related protein, translating into MSYQHIRSTVANRVATLELHRPEARNGFTITMADELSDALARADADEDVRVVVLCGAGRDFCVGADLSGQSFEAASAAPPPAGWIEPATRVTRRMFALQKPIIAAVQGAAVGVGSTMVLPADFRLAAKDSRFGFVFSRRGIYPEAGSSWFLPRIVGMGRALDWMVTGRLIAAEEALAAGLVRSLHEPGELLGAAQALARELVETTAPVSVAVIRQSLYRMSALSSPEAAFELDSQLIATLGQNVDAVEGVMSFLQKRPANFSRTVREDLPSFLPWREGQS; encoded by the coding sequence ATGAGCTACCAACACATCCGGTCCACGGTGGCCAATCGGGTCGCGACCCTGGAGCTGCACCGCCCCGAGGCGCGCAATGGCTTCACCATCACCATGGCGGACGAGCTGAGCGACGCGCTCGCCCGGGCCGACGCGGACGAGGACGTGCGCGTCGTCGTCCTCTGTGGCGCGGGGCGCGACTTCTGCGTGGGCGCGGACCTGAGCGGCCAGTCGTTCGAGGCGGCGAGCGCGGCGCCTCCGCCCGCCGGTTGGATAGAACCCGCGACGCGGGTGACGCGGCGGATGTTCGCGCTGCAGAAGCCCATCATCGCGGCGGTCCAGGGCGCGGCCGTGGGCGTGGGTTCGACGATGGTGCTGCCCGCGGACTTCCGGCTGGCCGCGAAGGACAGCCGCTTCGGCTTCGTCTTCAGCCGGCGGGGCATCTATCCGGAGGCGGGCTCGAGCTGGTTCCTGCCGCGAATCGTGGGCATGGGGCGCGCGCTCGACTGGATGGTCACCGGTCGGCTCATCGCCGCGGAGGAGGCGCTGGCCGCGGGGCTGGTGCGCTCGCTGCACGAGCCCGGGGAGCTGCTCGGCGCGGCCCAGGCGCTCGCCCGCGAGCTGGTGGAGACCACGGCGCCCGTCTCCGTGGCCGTCATCCGCCAGTCGCTCTATCGGATGAGCGCGCTCTCCTCGCCGGAGGCGGCCTTCGAACTCGACAGCCAGCTCATCGCGACGCTGGGGCAGAACGTGGACGCGGTGGAAGGCGTGATGTCGTTCCTGCAGAAGCGGCCCGCGAACTTCTCGCGCACCGTGCGCGAGGACCTGCCCAGCTTCCTTCCGTGGCGGGAGGGCCAGTCATGA
- a CDS encoding TetR/AcrR family transcriptional regulator, with translation MSPAAAPRWKRLEPDERREQILECAARLFGERPYAAVSTTDIAKEAGVARGLLNHYFGQKRDLYLKVVKRMLLMPGLEESVPMTGTLRQRVERSVEWYLDTVATHGKTYVAVTGAGSIGADPEVERIIAEADDISASKTLEFLGLKVDVGSDARHRAMIRSYGGLVKATIREWIRGGTLSREDAHLLLSEALISIVRDVFPQLAKGTAREEGRAPRSGARK, from the coding sequence ATGAGCCCCGCCGCCGCGCCCCGCTGGAAGCGACTGGAGCCGGACGAACGCCGGGAGCAGATCCTCGAGTGCGCCGCCCGCTTGTTCGGCGAGCGCCCCTACGCGGCGGTGTCCACCACGGACATCGCCAAGGAGGCGGGAGTCGCCCGGGGATTGCTCAACCACTACTTCGGGCAGAAGCGGGACCTCTACCTGAAGGTCGTGAAGAGGATGCTGCTCATGCCCGGACTGGAAGAGAGCGTGCCCATGACCGGAACCCTGCGCCAGCGAGTCGAGCGCAGCGTCGAGTGGTACCTCGACACGGTCGCCACCCATGGCAAGACGTACGTGGCCGTCACCGGCGCGGGCAGCATCGGCGCGGATCCGGAGGTGGAGCGCATCATCGCGGAGGCGGACGACATCTCCGCCTCCAAGACGCTCGAGTTCCTGGGCCTCAAGGTGGACGTGGGGAGCGACGCGCGCCACCGCGCGATGATTCGCTCCTACGGCGGCCTGGTGAAGGCCACCATCCGTGAGTGGATTCGCGGCGGGACGCTCTCCCGCGAGGACGCGCATCTGTTGTTGAGCGAGGCGCTCATCTCCATCGTCCGCGACGTGTTCCCGCAGCTGGCCAAGGGGACCGCGCGGGAGGAGGGCCGGGCGCCCAGGTCGGGAGCACGCAAATGA
- a CDS encoding SDR family oxidoreductase: MSGRAGGAYPLEGRTLLMSGGSRGIGLAIGVAAGRLGANVVLLAKTDTPDPRLPGTVHTAAAEIREAGGQALAVVGDVREEADVQRAVDEAVARFGGIDFVVNNASALAPLKTDELPVKKFDLMQQIQLRGTFLLTRSALPHLRRSAHPHILSLSPPVNLAPHWLGRHPAYTLAKYGMSLLTLGWAAEFAEAGIAANTLWPRTLIATAAVKNLLGGDSSMQRARTPDIMADAAVAILQRPPRDCTGQTFIDEDVLRAEGVTDFSHYGGGPDVMLDLYVDP; the protein is encoded by the coding sequence ATGAGTGGACGAGCGGGGGGCGCGTATCCGTTGGAAGGCCGCACGCTGTTGATGTCCGGAGGCAGCCGGGGCATCGGCCTGGCCATCGGCGTCGCGGCGGGGCGGCTGGGCGCCAACGTCGTGCTGCTGGCGAAGACGGATACGCCGGACCCTCGCCTGCCGGGGACCGTGCACACGGCCGCGGCGGAGATTCGCGAGGCGGGTGGCCAGGCGCTGGCGGTGGTGGGCGACGTGCGCGAGGAGGCGGACGTGCAGCGCGCCGTCGACGAGGCCGTCGCCCGCTTCGGCGGCATCGACTTCGTGGTCAACAACGCGAGCGCGCTGGCCCCGCTGAAGACGGACGAGCTGCCGGTCAAGAAGTTCGACCTGATGCAGCAGATCCAACTGCGGGGCACCTTCCTGCTGACGCGCTCGGCGCTGCCGCACCTGCGCCGCTCGGCCCATCCACACATCCTCTCGCTGTCCCCGCCGGTGAACCTGGCGCCCCACTGGCTGGGCCGGCATCCGGCGTACACCCTGGCCAAGTACGGCATGTCGCTGCTCACGCTGGGCTGGGCCGCGGAGTTCGCGGAGGCGGGCATCGCCGCCAACACGCTGTGGCCCCGGACGCTCATCGCCACCGCGGCCGTGAAGAACCTGCTCGGAGGAGACTCCTCCATGCAGCGCGCGCGCACGCCGGACATCATGGCGGACGCGGCCGTGGCCATCCTCCAGCGCCCCCCGCGCGACTGCACCGGCCAGACCTTCATCGACGAGGACGTCCTGCGCGCCGAGGGCGTGACGGACTTCAGCCACTACGGGGGCGGCCCCGACGTGATGCTGGACCTGTACGTCGACCCCTGA